One Gossypium hirsutum isolate 1008001.06 chromosome A11, Gossypium_hirsutum_v2.1, whole genome shotgun sequence genomic window carries:
- the LOC121210132 gene encoding glutathione S-transferase U17, whose protein sequence is MATSDAEVKVLGTWASPFVMRVRIAMNIKSVAYEFHQERLWEGKSELLLKSNPVHRKVPVLIHGDDTICESLIIVQYIDEVWPSAPILPSDPHERATARFWAAYLDDKWFPSLRAIGMAEGEDARKAAIGQVEEGLMLLEEAFDKCSQGQAFFGKDQIGYLDITFGCFLGWLRVTEKMSGIKLLNEINTPALLKWADRFCNDAAVKDVMPETEKLAEFAKMLRGRVRATPKS, encoded by the exons ATGGCAACGAGTGATGCCGAAGTGAAAGTTTTGGGCACATGGGCGAGTCCATTCGTGATGAGGGTAAGGATTGCCATGAACATCAAGTCTGTGGCCTATGAATTTCATCAAGAGAGGTTATGGGAAGGCAAAAGCGAGCTTCTCCTCAAATCAAACCCAGTTCACAGAAAGGTCCCTGTCCTCATTCATGGTGATGACACCATCTGTGAGTCTCTCATTATTGTCCAATACATCGATGAGGTTTGGCCTTCTGCTCCCATTCTTCCTTCTGATCCCCATGAACGTGCCACCGCCCGTTTTTGGGCTGCTTATCTTGACGACAAG TGGTTCCCTTCCTTGAGAGCTATTGGTATGGCTGAAGGAGAGGATGCAAGGAAAGCAGCCATAGGGCAAGTGGAGGAAGGGCTGATGCTGTTAGAGGAGGCATTTGACAAGTGCAGCCAAGGGCAGGCATTCTTTGGGAAGGATCAAATTGGATATCTCGACATAACATTTGGGTGCTTTTTGGGGTGGCTAAGAGTGACAGAGAAGATGAGCGGGATCAAGCTGCTTAATGAAATCAACACTCCTGCTCTGCTTAAATGGGCTGACAGATTCTGCAATGATGCCGCCGTGAAAGATGTCATGCCGGAGACCGAAAAGCTTGCGGAGTTTGCTAAGATGCTTAGGGGCAGAGTGAGAGCCACTCCCAAATCTTGA